A window of Cryptomeria japonica chromosome 3, Sugi_1.0, whole genome shotgun sequence contains these coding sequences:
- the LOC131033619 gene encoding uncharacterized protein LOC131033619, producing MDRGNLEDAADNKIHAERILHCGFCFGRRTAKDTGRGIMDHDNKPLYIQKWYRNFNPLKMEPYEKPRWIRLNNLPMEYWSEEALEKIGRSMGTLMEIDAKIATRNVYLYARMKLAAVRRIPQLIKLRSHDMEWLQAIEIEEEKYFCSICERRNHDSDKCRNNKNEKKVWRVKQAAGNKKSEELLQIIVREQVNENLDKKQSGVSQEAEGNKKKDLEEKACNLESNCQSDIGLEV from the coding sequence ATGGATCGAGGAAACTTGGAAGACGCTGCAGATAACAAAATTCATGCCGAAAGGATTCTTCATTGTGGTTTTTGCTTCGGAAGAAGAACGGCAAAAGATACTGGAAGGGGGATTATGGACCATGATAATAAGCCGCTGTATATCCAAAAATGGTATAGGAACTTCAATCCATTAAAAATGGAGCCCTATGAGAAGCCAAGATGGATTCGATTGAATAATCTGCCAATGGAATATTGGTCGGAAGAAGCCTTAGAAAAGATAGGCAGATCAATGGGAACCCTAATGGAGATAGACGCAAAAATTGCGACTAGAAATGTGTATTTATATGCAAGGATGAAATTAGCGGCAGTCAGGAGAATTCCACAATTGATAAAATTGAGAAGTCATGATATGGAATGGTTACAAGCGATCGAAATAGAGGAGGAGAAATATTTTTGCTCTATATGCGAAAGAAGAAACCATGATTCAGATAAGTGCAGAAATAACAAAAATGAGAAAAAGGTTTGGAGGGTAAAACAAGCAGCGGGAAATAAAAAGTCAGAAGAGCTACTTCAAATAATAGTTAGAGAACAAGTTAATGAAAATCTTGATAAGAAACAGAGTGGGGTGAGCCAGGAGGCGGAGGGAAATAAAAAAAAGGATCTTGAAGAGAAGGCATGTAATTTAGAGTCAAATTGTCAAAGTGATATCGGGTTggaggtgtag